The nucleotide sequence CCAACACTTACCAAGAAATGATGCCTCCTGAGAAGTCTTTGCAGCGAGTGGTTGAGAAATATAGTGACAGTAATACCTGGCTGCAGGTCGAGAGTGAAAGCGGAGAGGTGCTCTTTCAATCCATCCCCCTCGCCGGAAACGGGCCAATGGCCGACACCGGCCCCAGCGAGCCGCACCTAATTCATATGGATGGAGAATATTGGATTGCCTGCAGCAAGTGGCTGGACTTGCAAGATGGCTCCCGCGTGTTGATTAGTATGATCGACGACGTGACGCTGTCCTACCACGCCTATTGGGGATTTATTCGGGCGCTGGCGCTGACGGGAGGGGGTGCGGTTGCGATTGTGACGGCGATCGGGGTGACTCTGATTCGGCGATCGCTCAGGCCGCTCAATACCCTCAGCCAAATGGCAGAACAAGTGTCACTCGACCAGTTAGAAGATGCCCGTTTGAGCATGGATCGCGCTCCGGCTGAAGTGGAGCAATTGGTTTTGGCCTTTAACACCATGATCGATCGCCTCTCCGATTCTTGGGAAATGGAACAGCAGCTCTTGGGGGATATCTCCCACGAACTGCGCACCCCGCTGGCGATCGTGCAGGGCTATCTGGAAAGTACGCTGAGGCGCGGCCACAATCTCACTGACATTCAGCGGGAATCGTTGGATACAGCAGTGGAAGAAATTCAGCGGACGGTGCGGCTACTTAAAGAAATGATGGATTTAGCCCGTGTAGAGGTGGGTGGCGCTCACCTGCGGCTGGAAGCAATTGAGATGGGCGAGTTTGCCAGCGATGTCGAAATGCTAGCCCATCAAATTGTCTCCAATCCGTTCGAGCTGGATGTGCCCGAGGCGCCCGTGTGGGCGCAAGCCGATCGCGATCGACTCAAGCAGGTGCTGTTCAACTTGATCGCCAATGCTAGCCGCTATTCTGCCTGCGACAGTCCCATCACGCTGCGAGTCAAGGCAAG is from Synechococcus sp. PCC 7336 and encodes:
- a CDS encoding cell wall metabolism sensor histidine kinase WalK; the protein is MAATVAVMGSAGGITAWTMHRQIFAGAKIQQQNELSRAFQDANTYQEMMPPEKSLQRVVEKYSDSNTWLQVESESGEVLFQSIPLAGNGPMADTGPSEPHLIHMDGEYWIACSKWLDLQDGSRVLISMIDDVTLSYHAYWGFIRALALTGGGAVAIVTAIGVTLIRRSLRPLNTLSQMAEQVSLDQLEDARLSMDRAPAEVEQLVLAFNTMIDRLSDSWEMEQQLLGDISHELRTPLAIVQGYLESTLRRGHNLTDIQRESLDTAVEEIQRTVRLLKEMMDLARVEVGGAHLRLEAIEMGEFASDVEMLAHQIVSNPFELDVPEAPVWAQADRDRLKQVLFNLIANASRYSACDSPITLRVKASSTEILLEVQDRGIGIAPEQQTRIFDRFFRADDSRCRERGGVGLGLSIASALMEQMRGSISVDSKLDEGSIFTLHLPRTLSVPKLHPDTSSAGGTTRKPQPVLSGSR